A window of Magallana gigas chromosome 8, xbMagGiga1.1, whole genome shotgun sequence genomic DNA:
TCCACggttttgttgattgaaatcgggttgctttccattagaccttatttagactTTTAAAGAAGTATGTAGCGCAAACCGAAATTAATGGAAttgaaattcttaaaaattacgCTATTTGGAGATTTTGATACGCAACCCCCAGTTTGAATCAACATAATCCaagtattaaacgtatttaAGGGTTGCAAACcgatattatatttaatatacatcgtttggaatgacattttttttttaacaaatatcaaatttgttgatattctAATTTAATACTATCTTATCTGTCCTGAaataggcattttacacgccttatccacccatttccttttaaaataaattccgATACTTGATCAGATTTTGATATCAGCATGGCGATCAATTGATCAAATGACTATTAGCAGAATACAAGATGAGCTAGACATGTTGAGTCGAACATTTTCAGTTTCCTtagattaaattttcaaattttatttcattgatatgtCCAGGTTGAACTTTCTTTGTAAGCAcgtttatgaaaatttcaaggatGAAATTGTGGTTTATAAACTTAATAAGGAAGAAAAAACAAAGCTTGATTGCAGAGTTGGctttattttcaaagaactCATTGACGTTTCTCAAAGAAGAAGATATACCGGCATAATCaaactgtaaataaattaatcattCAAAAGTTACGTAAAAATCAACTAAATAAAATTTCTTCCCTTGCCAAACACGTGACTTCCAAaagcaaaatataaataatttaaatccaCTTTAATCGTTTTTTATCTGACTTTTAGTGCCCCTCCttcaaaattgtaaatgaaaaggacaaacaaacaaacagaacccctaaaaaaaattcacttggTTTTACtgcaatttgaaaatttttgaataaagaaagtAGCAAAAGTTTTTTAATCGCATCAATTACATTGAGCTGAATGAATAGTTTGAGAGTCTGATTACCAGCTAGTAACCACAGAAATGCCAACTACTGAATACAGCCAATAGGAAGTCTAGTCATTACGTCACATCGCGAAGGAAAGGTGTACATTCTTACGCCATATTGTTACGCCACCAACATTTTTGGATGCACTTTGCAATACTATAAAAGGGGTAGAATAGTCGAATATTGCAGATCAGTCCAACAGATCGAAAGGTAAGCATCGCTGTCCATTTACAGGGATTTTAACATTTCAGTCTGCATTGAagatattgtttgtttttattatctattatcaatgaaaaaaaaaactaggttACATCAAAGCGCAAAACGtaattttaactttcaaaaataGATTATAATGAAAGATAAAGGACATATGTCCTTAACCCAGCATAAGATATATAACTTTGAAATTAAGCctattttacataataattaggattttttttcttctccgTAACGAAATAGCTCTTGTTTTTATCTTGGTTTTTCTTGTCGTTAATATTATCACACAAAACTAAGTGTTTTTTATGATTTGCACAAttgtgaaatgaataaaaataaaaaaactcaaAATTCTGGGACtatcaatataaaaattgacattttgttcATTTCAGATGCGTTCATTCATCACCATTGCTGCCGTTATGATGGTTGGCGTTGCCGTGGCCATGGCTGAGGGATACGGATCCAGCGGATACGGAAGTAGCAGCTACGGAAGTAGCGGCTACGGCTACATGTCTTATCCAACATCTGGATCTTACGGATATGGAGGTGGATACGGAAGTGGATATGGATACGGAAGCGGATACGGAAGCGGGTACGGAAGCGGATACGGAAGCGGATATGGAAGTGGATACGGAAAGGGACACGGAAAGAAATCCTCAACTGCTGTGTATTACCCAGTCCCTGTGCCCGTCCAACAGCAAGCCCCTACTCCCCTTCCCCTTCCACCAATCGGTCTTGGAACTGAAGTCGGTACCGGAAACAACGGTCTGTTCGGAGGCAGCGGCATTGGACTTCTTAGTAAGTAGATTATCAACTTGTCATACTTTCATGCTTTTATTCTGATTTATATGCATTCATTATTATCTACATGTAGTGATTAAAGCATCATTTACAACAATGTTTAATCATCTTTTTCAGTGCTGCTTTTCCTGATCCCTCTCcttttcaacaacaacaacacttCCGGTTAAATAACCACGTGATATCCATGCGCTTCGCCGTGAGCCTCTTATTTGAATGGGATAATATTTCGGTCGCAACCTTTGGTCTGGTCTGGTCTGGTCTCCCTATGTTAGGTTGTTACTCTGttggataaaaataaattgctgTGAAAGCAGCAAAACAAAACTTAGCTCTTTGTCATGTTGATTTCAAATGATCTAACGTTTGTCATTCCAGTTGTTATTAGAAAATAATCGGGCatcaaattaacaaaatagCATTTGAtgcaaatttaaataatattatcaactgGAAGGTATTTAGTCCATAAACTATTGTAAACATCTGACACAAGTATCTTTCTATTTTGAATGCAGTTGCTGAAAACATAGATACAAATTGGATCAAAATCTTCCTCAAGTTTATATTGGTTAACTAAAACTACAGTGTAAGAAACCAACGGGAAAATGTCCTTTAGCGAAGCATTTCTTCTCAGAAGGGCTATATGAAACCATGATCTCATCAGTTCAAATAC
This region includes:
- the LOC105342075 gene encoding uncharacterized protein translates to MRSFITIAAVMMVGVAVAMAEGYGSSGYGSSSYGSSGYGYMSYPTSGSYGYGGGYGSGYGYGSGYGSGYGSGYGSGYGSGYGKGHGKKSSTAVYYPVPVPVQQQAPTPLPLPPIGLGTEVGTGNNGLFGGSGIGLLMLLFLIPLLFNNNNTSG